The following proteins are co-located in the Noviherbaspirillum sp. UKPF54 genome:
- the rpsD gene encoding 30S ribosomal protein S4, giving the protein MARYIGPKAKLSRREGTDLFLKSTRRSLDSKCKLDSKPGQHGRTSGARTSDYGNQLREKQKVKRMYGILERQFRRYFAEADRRKGNTGENLLKLLESRLDNVAYRMGFGSTRAEARQLVSHKALTVNGEVVNIASYMVKTGDVVAVREKAKKQARIVEALSLAEQSGMPSWVSVDAKKMEGTFKSMPDRSEIANDVNESLIVELYSR; this is encoded by the coding sequence GTGGCACGTTATATTGGACCGAAAGCTAAACTCTCCCGCCGTGAAGGCACCGACCTGTTCCTGAAGAGCACCCGTCGCTCGCTGGATTCCAAGTGTAAGCTGGATTCCAAGCCGGGTCAGCATGGCCGCACTTCCGGTGCACGTACTTCCGACTACGGCAACCAGCTGCGTGAAAAGCAGAAGGTCAAGCGCATGTATGGCATCCTCGAGCGCCAGTTCCGCCGCTACTTCGCCGAAGCAGACCGCCGCAAGGGCAATACCGGTGAAAACCTGCTCAAGCTGCTGGAATCCCGTCTCGACAACGTCGCATACCGCATGGGCTTCGGTTCGACTCGCGCAGAAGCGCGTCAGCTGGTCAGCCACAAGGCACTGACCGTGAACGGTGAGGTCGTCAATATCGCTTCCTATATGGTCAAGACCGGCGACGTGGTCGCCGTGCGCGAAAAGGCCAAGAAGCAGGCCCGTATCGTTGAAGCTCTGTCGCTGGCCGAGCAAAGCGGCATGCCGTCGTGGGTGTCGGTCGACGCCAAGAAGATGGAAGGCACCTTCAAGTCGATGCCGGATCGCAGCGAAATTGCAAATGATGTCAACGAATCGCTGATCGTTGAATTGTATTCCCGCTAA
- the rpoA gene encoding DNA-directed RNA polymerase subunit alpha gives MQNSLLKPRIIEVEALGAGHAKVVMEPFERGYGHTLGNALRRVLLSSMVGYAPTEVTIAGVVHEYSSLDGVQEDVVDMLLNLKGVVFKLHNRDEVTLNLKKEGEGAVLASDIDLPHDVELINPDHVIAHLTAGGKLDMQIKVEKGRGYVPGNVRRLSEDANKTIGRIILDASFSPVRRVSYAVESARVEQRTDLDKLVMNIETNGVISPEEAIRQSARVLVDQLNVFAALEGTEAAAEAPSRAPAVDPILLRPVDDLELTVRSANCLKAENIYYIGDLIQRSENELLKTPNLGRKSLNEIKEVLASRGLTLGMKLENWPPAGLEK, from the coding sequence ATGCAAAACAGTCTGTTGAAGCCCCGTATTATCGAAGTTGAGGCACTCGGTGCCGGTCACGCCAAAGTCGTGATGGAGCCGTTCGAGCGTGGCTACGGCCACACCCTGGGCAACGCGCTGCGCCGCGTGCTGCTGTCGTCGATGGTGGGCTACGCGCCGACCGAAGTGACGATCGCTGGCGTCGTGCACGAGTATTCTTCGCTTGACGGCGTGCAGGAAGACGTTGTCGACATGCTGCTGAATCTCAAAGGCGTCGTGTTCAAGCTGCACAACCGCGACGAAGTGACGCTGAACCTGAAGAAGGAAGGCGAAGGCGCCGTGCTGGCTTCCGACATCGACCTGCCGCATGACGTAGAGCTCATCAATCCGGATCATGTCATCGCTCATCTGACCGCTGGTGGCAAGCTGGACATGCAGATCAAGGTCGAAAAGGGCCGCGGCTATGTACCGGGTAATGTGCGTCGTCTGTCGGAAGATGCGAACAAGACTATTGGCCGCATCATCCTGGATGCGTCGTTCTCGCCGGTACGTCGCGTGTCCTACGCCGTCGAATCTGCCCGCGTGGAACAGCGTACCGACCTCGATAAGCTGGTAATGAACATCGAGACCAACGGCGTGATTTCGCCGGAAGAAGCGATTCGCCAATCGGCCCGGGTGCTGGTCGATCAACTGAACGTGTTCGCCGCGCTGGAAGGCACCGAGGCTGCTGCCGAAGCACCGTCGCGCGCACCGGCAGTCGACCCGATCCTGCTGCGCCCGGTCGACGATCTGGAGCTCACCGTTCGTTCCGCAAACTGCCTGAAGGCCGAGAACATTTACTACATCGGCGATCTGATTCAGCGCAGCGAAAACGAATTGCTCAAGACCCCGAACCTCGGCCGCAAGTCCCTGAATGAAATCAAGGAAGTGCTGGCGTCGCGTGGTCTGACCCTGGGCATGAAGCTCGAAAACTGGCCGCCGGCCGGTTTGGAGAAGTAA
- the rplQ gene encoding 50S ribosomal protein L17: MRHRHGLRKLNRTSSHRLAMLRNMTVSLLRHEAIKTTLPKAKELRRVVEPILTLGKTDNLSNKRLAFNRLRDREIVLKLFAELGPRYAGRNGGYLRILKMGFRQGDNAPMAFVELVDRPEVSDAAEVPTAE, encoded by the coding sequence ATGCGTCATCGTCACGGCCTCCGTAAGCTCAATCGTACTTCGTCGCACCGCCTCGCCATGTTGCGCAACATGACTGTTTCGCTGCTGCGTCACGAAGCGATCAAGACCACTCTGCCGAAGGCAAAGGAACTGCGCCGCGTCGTCGAACCGATCCTCACCCTGGGTAAGACCGACAACCTGTCGAACAAACGCCTGGCCTTCAATCGCCTGCGCGATCGTGAAATCGTCCTCAAGCTGTTTGCCGAACTGGGCCCGCGTTATGCCGGCCGTAACGGCGGCTACCTGCGTATCCTGAAGATGGGTTTCCGTCAGGGCGACAATGCGCCGATGGCGTTCGTCGAGCTGGTTGACCGTCCGGAAGTCAGCGACGCAGCAGAAGTTCCGACCGCGGAATAA
- a CDS encoding ATP-binding cassette domain-containing protein — translation MTEPGILAVVNLRKSYGNGASRHMVVDGLSFALRRGECYGLLGPNGAGKTTTLRLCLGLTAPDSGEITLVGKRVPDEARSARLRVGVVPQADNLDPDFTVAENLLVFGRYFGASDDQIYSRIPKLLDFANLTAKKDAQIGELSGGMKRRLTLARALINDPDLIFMDEPTTGLDPQARHMIWDRLKTLLGEGKTIVLTTHFMDEAERLCNRLAVIDHGQMIAEGSPRDLIAQHIEAEVVEVYGDNARAWGNDEGRSKAARIEVSGETIFCYTNDAQPLLQSLHDMQGVRYLHRPANLEDLFLKLTGREMRD, via the coding sequence ATGACTGAACCCGGCATTTTGGCCGTCGTGAATTTGCGTAAATCCTATGGAAACGGCGCGTCGCGGCACATGGTGGTGGACGGTCTTTCGTTCGCACTTCGTCGCGGCGAGTGCTACGGATTGCTGGGGCCGAACGGCGCGGGGAAAACGACGACCTTACGTCTTTGTCTCGGCTTGACTGCGCCCGACAGCGGCGAAATCACCCTTGTGGGAAAACGTGTTCCAGATGAAGCGCGATCGGCACGGCTACGTGTCGGTGTTGTGCCGCAGGCGGATAATCTTGATCCGGACTTCACGGTTGCGGAAAATCTGCTAGTGTTCGGCAGGTATTTCGGCGCAAGCGACGATCAGATCTATTCTCGCATTCCGAAACTGCTCGACTTTGCGAATCTCACCGCGAAGAAGGATGCGCAGATCGGCGAGCTGTCCGGCGGGATGAAGCGCCGCCTGACGCTGGCACGCGCACTGATTAACGACCCCGATCTGATCTTCATGGATGAGCCAACCACCGGACTTGATCCTCAGGCGCGCCACATGATCTGGGACCGTTTGAAGACTCTGCTCGGCGAAGGCAAGACGATTGTCTTGACCACCCACTTCATGGATGAGGCGGAGCGCTTGTGCAACCGGCTGGCCGTGATCGATCACGGCCAGATGATTGCGGAAGGATCGCCCCGGGATCTCATCGCGCAACATATCGAGGCCGAGGTGGTCGAAGTGTACGGCGACAACGCGCGTGCCTGGGGCAACGATGAAGGGCGCTCGAAGGCGGCGCGCATCGAGGTTAGCGGAGAAACGATATTCTGCTATACCAATGACGCGCAACCCTTGCTGCAAAGCTTGCATGATATGCAAGGCGTACGTTACCTGCACCGCCCGGCCAACCTGGAGGATTTGTTTTTGAAGCTCACCGGCAGGGAAATGAGGGACTGA
- a CDS encoding ABC transporter permease, which produces MAASSFAFPVFSLRFFPIWRRNFLVWKKLAIASIVGNIAEPLITLVAFGYGLGSLLQSVNGIPYIQFLASGSICMSIMMAASFESLYSAFSRMHVQKTWDALLNAPLALDDVVLAEMLWAASKSLFSGIAILLVIFMLGIGLHPHTLAVLPLMFLIGMTFASIGLIMNAVARGYDFFTYYFTLVLTPMIFLSGVYYPTTQLPPWLQLVSKLLPLGAAVNLVRPLILGEWPPTPLADIAVLVVYCVVGFYIATIFTRRRLLK; this is translated from the coding sequence ATGGCGGCATCCAGTTTTGCATTTCCCGTATTTTCGCTGCGATTTTTCCCGATCTGGCGGCGCAATTTCCTCGTCTGGAAAAAGCTGGCGATCGCCAGCATCGTCGGCAACATCGCCGAACCGCTGATTACCCTGGTCGCGTTTGGCTATGGCCTGGGCAGCCTGCTGCAATCGGTGAACGGCATTCCCTATATCCAGTTCCTGGCATCGGGTTCGATCTGTATGTCGATCATGATGGCGGCGTCGTTCGAGTCCTTGTATTCGGCGTTTTCACGCATGCATGTGCAAAAGACCTGGGATGCGCTGTTGAATGCACCGCTGGCGCTGGATGACGTGGTACTGGCCGAAATGCTATGGGCAGCCAGCAAGTCACTTTTTTCCGGCATCGCCATCCTGCTGGTGATTTTCATGCTTGGCATCGGACTGCATCCGCATACATTGGCGGTGCTGCCGCTGATGTTTTTGATCGGCATGACTTTTGCGTCGATCGGGTTGATCATGAACGCCGTGGCGCGCGGGTATGACTTCTTTACCTACTATTTCACGCTGGTGCTGACGCCGATGATCTTTTTGTCAGGCGTGTATTATCCGACCACCCAACTACCGCCTTGGCTGCAGCTCGTTTCAAAGCTGCTGCCCTTGGGGGCAGCGGTGAACCTGGTGCGGCCGCTGATTCTGGGTGAATGGCCGCCCACACCGCTGGCCGACATCGCGGTTCTGGTCGTGTACTGCGTAGTCGGTTTTTATATCGCGACGATATTTACACGCCGCCGCTTGCTGAAATAA
- the cutA gene encoding divalent-cation tolerance protein CutA yields the protein MQQALLVWTNLPDEASAQAMARALVERRLAACVNMLPGVRSVYRWQGAVEQANEVTLLIKTTPERYAALEEAIKSGHPYDVPEIVATSVVAGLPAYLDWVAQESQKEIDV from the coding sequence ATGCAACAAGCGCTCCTGGTATGGACCAACCTGCCCGACGAAGCATCAGCGCAGGCGATGGCGCGCGCCCTGGTGGAGCGGCGCCTGGCCGCCTGCGTGAACATGCTGCCGGGCGTGCGTTCGGTCTATCGCTGGCAGGGGGCCGTCGAGCAGGCCAATGAAGTGACATTGCTGATCAAGACGACGCCGGAGCGCTATGCTGCTTTGGAAGAAGCAATCAAGTCCGGGCATCCCTACGACGTCCCGGAAATCGTCGCAACGTCCGTCGTGGCCGGCTTGCCAGCCTATCTTGACTGGGTGGCACAAGAATCTCAAAAGGAAATCGATGTTTAA
- the dsbD gene encoding protein-disulfide reductase DsbD — protein MALAVVWALLSAPLSHAADDFLEPEKAFQFSAKMIDARTAEVTYKIADGYYMYRERFAFKAEGGKLGEPVIPPGKVKFDDTFQKNVEIYHREVTIRVPVEAEGSFTLTATGQGCADKGLCYAPMESQATLSTNGVGQVAAASGAVAAAAGDSQDTEMGRIEAALKSGRLVAILPLFLLLGVGLSLTPCVLPMVPILSSIIVGEGSQVSRGRGLALSVAYSLGMALIYTALGVAAGLVGEGLAATLQNPWALGTFATLMAVLSLSMFGVYQLQVPAAIQHKLMKASDRQASGKMIGVFVMGAMSALIVGPCVAAPLAGALLYISQTRDVVIGGSALFAMAIGMSVPLLLIGVSAGALLPRAGAWMESVKFFFGVLMLGLAVWIVSPVLPGWLPMLGWAALGIGYGVYLVWLKQWGWVSKAVGVAFALLGLVQLVGAATGGRDALAPLAHLTSPAKKAEFTRVKSVQELDAAIMRANGKTVMLDFYADWCVSCKEMEKLTFSDPRVQAQFAHMVLVQADVTANNDDDKALLKRFKLFGPPGIIFFDKQGRELQDARVIGYQDADKFLRSLHNANKS, from the coding sequence ATGGCCCTAGCTGTCGTCTGGGCGCTATTGAGTGCGCCGCTTTCTCATGCAGCGGATGATTTTCTCGAACCCGAGAAGGCATTCCAGTTTTCCGCAAAAATGATCGATGCCCGCACTGCCGAGGTGACGTACAAGATCGCGGACGGCTACTACATGTACCGCGAGCGATTTGCCTTCAAGGCCGAGGGCGGCAAGCTTGGCGAGCCGGTGATCCCGCCGGGGAAAGTAAAATTCGACGACACCTTCCAGAAAAACGTCGAAATCTACCATCGGGAGGTAACGATCAGGGTGCCGGTGGAGGCCGAGGGCAGCTTTACCCTGACGGCGACAGGCCAGGGCTGCGCCGACAAGGGCTTGTGCTATGCGCCGATGGAGTCGCAGGCGACATTGTCGACGAATGGCGTCGGGCAGGTTGCGGCGGCGAGTGGGGCGGTCGCGGCCGCCGCGGGCGATTCGCAGGACACCGAGATGGGACGGATCGAAGCAGCGCTCAAGAGCGGTCGCCTGGTTGCTATCCTGCCGCTCTTCCTGCTGCTGGGCGTCGGCTTGTCGTTGACGCCTTGCGTCTTGCCGATGGTACCGATCCTGTCGTCGATCATTGTCGGTGAAGGCTCGCAGGTGAGCCGCGGACGCGGTCTTGCGCTGTCGGTGGCGTATTCGCTCGGCATGGCGTTGATCTATACCGCGCTCGGCGTCGCCGCTGGCCTGGTCGGCGAAGGGCTGGCCGCAACGCTGCAGAATCCATGGGCGCTGGGAACATTCGCAACCCTGATGGCGGTGCTGTCATTGTCGATGTTCGGCGTTTATCAATTGCAGGTGCCGGCGGCGATCCAGCACAAGCTGATGAAGGCCTCCGACCGCCAGGCCTCTGGCAAGATGATCGGCGTGTTTGTGATGGGCGCGATGTCTGCGCTGATCGTCGGCCCCTGCGTGGCGGCGCCGCTGGCCGGTGCGTTGCTTTACATCAGCCAGACGCGCGACGTGGTGATCGGCGGCAGCGCGCTTTTTGCGATGGCCATCGGCATGAGCGTGCCCTTGCTGCTGATTGGTGTATCCGCCGGTGCCTTGCTGCCGCGCGCAGGCGCATGGATGGAGTCGGTGAAGTTCTTCTTTGGCGTGCTGATGCTGGGCTTGGCGGTGTGGATCGTTTCGCCGGTGCTTCCCGGCTGGTTGCCGATGCTGGGGTGGGCGGCGCTGGGCATCGGCTATGGCGTCTATCTTGTGTGGCTCAAGCAGTGGGGCTGGGTGTCCAAGGCGGTCGGCGTGGCGTTTGCGCTGTTGGGGCTGGTGCAACTGGTGGGCGCAGCCACCGGCGGGCGCGATGCGCTTGCGCCGCTGGCACATCTGACAAGCCCGGCGAAAAAGGCTGAATTCACGCGCGTGAAGTCGGTGCAGGAGCTCGATGCTGCGATCATGCGCGCTAATGGCAAGACGGTCATGCTCGATTTTTATGCCGACTGGTGCGTATCGTGCAAGGAAATGGAAAAGCTGACATTCAGTGATCCGCGCGTTCAGGCGCAATTTGCCCATATGGTGCTGGTTCAGGCAGATGTGACGGCTAATAACGACGATGACAAGGCGCTGCTCAAGCGCTTTAAGCTGTTCGGCCCTCCCGGCATCATTTTCTTCGACAAGCAGGGACGGGAGCTCCAGGACGCCCGGGTGATCGGCTACCAGGACGCGGACAAGTTTCTGCGCTCGCTGCATAATGCGAACAAGTCCTGA
- a CDS encoding magnesium transporter CorA family protein — translation MDIFHISSTQAVLLQDISAVPSPGFLWLDATHDEVTADVNAWRDTVERATGVHIYDLHLSDAVNLSHPSYFDATQDYALMVFRKLALAADKSDADQAKRRIPPALSKLDTKPVTFLLMDNALVTVHAENSRTIDAMRSRLLEARNKREGATYANRPPASAEELMLRLLNAMVDQYLALRQPLTAQIDRWQRALLNPRSLFNDWTALLDARIELRKLDQLSEGQHDAVQELRDYLIDSHSGGDGRAKDMLLVRANDVMEHIARVLNHARRLESTIESAVQIHFSAMAHRTSEIMRTLTVITALFMPLTLITGIFGMNFVDMPLIKGRDGFWIAMALMAAIVVVLLFVFRRKRYLDDGGLNGDQ, via the coding sequence ATGGACATCTTTCATATCAGTAGCACCCAGGCCGTCCTACTGCAGGACATCTCGGCTGTTCCTTCACCCGGCTTTCTCTGGCTGGACGCGACGCACGACGAAGTGACTGCCGACGTCAACGCCTGGCGCGATACTGTCGAACGCGCCACCGGCGTGCATATTTACGATCTTCACCTGAGCGACGCCGTCAACCTCTCGCACCCCTCCTACTTCGATGCGACTCAGGATTACGCGCTGATGGTGTTCCGCAAGCTTGCACTGGCCGCCGACAAATCCGATGCGGACCAAGCAAAGCGCCGCATTCCGCCCGCGCTGAGCAAGCTCGACACCAAGCCGGTCACCTTCCTGTTAATGGACAATGCGCTCGTAACCGTGCATGCGGAGAACAGCCGAACGATCGACGCCATGCGCAGCCGCCTGCTGGAGGCCAGGAACAAGCGCGAAGGCGCGACCTACGCGAACCGCCCGCCCGCATCGGCGGAAGAATTGATGCTGCGACTGCTCAACGCGATGGTCGATCAATATCTTGCATTGCGCCAGCCACTGACAGCTCAGATCGACCGGTGGCAGCGTGCCCTGCTCAATCCCCGCAGCCTGTTCAACGACTGGACGGCGCTGCTCGACGCCCGCATCGAATTGCGCAAGCTCGACCAACTGTCCGAAGGACAGCACGACGCGGTGCAGGAGCTGCGCGACTATCTAATCGACAGCCACAGTGGCGGCGACGGCCGCGCCAAGGACATGCTACTGGTGCGCGCCAACGACGTCATGGAGCACATCGCGCGCGTGCTCAATCATGCGCGCCGGCTGGAGTCGACGATCGAGTCAGCGGTGCAGATCCACTTTTCCGCGATGGCCCATCGCACCAGCGAAATCATGCGCACGCTGACGGTGATCACCGCACTATTCATGCCGCTGACGCTCATTACAGGCATTTTCGGTATGAATTTCGTCGACATGCCGCTGATAAAAGGCAGGGATGGATTCTGGATCGCGATGGCGTTGATGGCCGCGATCGTGGTCGTGCTGTTGTTCGTGTTCCGGCGAAAACGCTATTTGGATGACGGTGGACTGAACGGCGACCAATAA
- the hemB gene encoding porphobilinogen synthase, with amino-acid sequence MTNSLSTHQFPAVRMRRMRKDAFSRAMMREHVLTAADLIYPVFILDGKNQREQVASMPGVERLSVDLLLAVAEECVALGIPVIALFPVIDASLKTPDGIEAINPEGLVPRAVRELKQRFPELGILTDVALDPYTSHGQDGVINADGYVLNDETKAILTKQALTHAQAGVDIVAPSDMMDGRIGAIREALESQGHIYTRIMAYSAKYASAFYGPFRDAVGSAANLGKSNKATYQMDPANSDEALREVALDLAEGADMVMVKPGMPYLDIVRRVKDEFKVPTFAYQVSGEYAMIKAAAQNGWLDHDKTMMEAMLAFKRAGADGVLTYFARDVARILKAN; translated from the coding sequence ATGACCAACTCCCTGTCCACCCATCAGTTCCCGGCCGTTCGCATGCGCCGCATGCGCAAGGATGCCTTTTCCCGCGCGATGATGCGCGAGCACGTGCTTACCGCCGCCGACTTGATCTATCCAGTGTTCATCCTGGATGGGAAAAATCAGCGCGAACAAGTGGCATCGATGCCGGGCGTGGAACGCCTGTCCGTGGATTTGCTCCTGGCTGTGGCAGAAGAGTGCGTTGCGCTCGGCATTCCGGTCATTGCGCTGTTTCCCGTCATTGATGCATCGCTGAAGACTCCGGACGGCATCGAAGCGATCAATCCGGAGGGGCTGGTGCCGCGCGCGGTGCGCGAACTGAAGCAGCGCTTCCCGGAGCTCGGCATCCTGACCGATGTCGCGCTCGACCCCTACACCAGCCACGGCCAGGACGGGGTGATCAACGCCGACGGCTACGTGCTCAACGATGAAACCAAGGCGATCCTGACCAAACAGGCGTTGACGCATGCGCAAGCCGGCGTGGACATCGTCGCTCCGTCCGACATGATGGACGGCCGCATCGGCGCGATCCGCGAGGCGCTGGAATCGCAAGGCCATATCTACACCCGCATCATGGCGTACTCCGCCAAGTACGCTTCGGCGTTCTACGGCCCGTTCCGCGACGCGGTGGGCTCCGCAGCCAATCTGGGCAAGAGCAACAAGGCGACCTACCAGATGGACCCTGCCAACAGCGATGAAGCATTGCGTGAAGTGGCTCTCGACTTGGCCGAAGGCGCGGACATGGTGATGGTCAAGCCCGGCATGCCCTACCTCGACATCGTGCGGCGCGTGAAAGACGAGTTCAAGGTGCCGACCTTCGCCTATCAGGTCAGCGGCGAATACGCGATGATCAAGGCGGCGGCTCAAAACGGCTGGCTCGACCACGACAAGACCATGATGGAAGCCATGCTCGCCTTCAAGCGCGCCGGCGCCGACGGCGTATTGACCTATTTTGCACGCGACGTAGCGCGCATCCTGAAGGCGAACTGA
- the yihA gene encoding ribosome biogenesis GTP-binding protein YihA/YsxC, producing the protein MSLLWQARFFTTVNHLRDLPKTQAPEIAFAGRSNAGKSTAINILCNQKRLAFASKTPGRTQHINYFSIGGAHVGQHRNDPTIVEEIRGMLVDLPGYGYAEVPGDAKLHWNQLLGNYIQSRPQLAALVLIMDARRPFTELDVQMLEWFAPTGKPVHCLLTKADKLNRNDSTNALRLARTVLNSYVDAQGQPLPFSVQLFSALKRTGIDEANDRIIALLGLGEESAGTQQDADQ; encoded by the coding sequence ATGTCCCTACTTTGGCAAGCCCGTTTCTTCACGACCGTGAATCACCTCCGCGACTTGCCAAAAACGCAAGCTCCTGAAATCGCCTTTGCCGGACGCTCGAACGCCGGCAAGTCGACTGCGATCAACATCCTGTGCAACCAGAAGCGACTGGCGTTCGCGTCCAAGACGCCCGGGCGCACCCAGCACATCAACTATTTTTCCATCGGTGGCGCGCATGTCGGGCAGCACCGGAACGATCCGACCATCGTCGAAGAAATCCGCGGCATGCTGGTCGACTTGCCGGGCTACGGTTATGCCGAAGTGCCGGGCGATGCGAAACTGCACTGGAATCAGCTGCTCGGAAACTACATCCAGTCCCGCCCGCAATTGGCCGCACTGGTCCTGATCATGGATGCGCGCCGGCCGTTCACGGAGCTGGATGTGCAGATGCTGGAATGGTTTGCGCCGACCGGCAAGCCGGTTCATTGCCTGCTGACCAAGGCGGACAAGCTCAACCGCAATGATTCGACCAATGCCTTGCGGCTTGCGCGCACCGTTCTGAACAGCTATGTTGATGCGCAAGGTCAACCACTTCCCTTTTCCGTGCAACTTTTCTCTGCATTGAAACGCACCGGTATCGATGAAGCAAACGACCGCATCATCGCATTGCTTGGGCTAGGCGAGGAGAGCGCGGGAACGCAGCAAGATGCCGACCAATAA
- a CDS encoding cytochrome c — protein sequence MNRAFLPCVKSLFVAMLAVSSIAYAAEENKAPKADAAKGEALYSTGDNARNIPACVACHGAAGNSTIAQNPKLAAQHDAYIAKQLADFKTPQRNNPVMSSIANGLTEADMKNVAAYLDKQTVQPGAAKNKETVEAGKKIYRGGIAEKNVPACAGCHGASGDGIPAQFPRLAGQHQEYTAAQLTAFRAGTRKNSPQMTTIAKRMSDEEIQAVADYVAGLK from the coding sequence ATGAACCGTGCGTTTTTACCGTGTGTGAAGTCGTTGTTCGTTGCGATGTTGGCGGTTTCTTCCATCGCATACGCAGCAGAAGAAAACAAGGCGCCAAAGGCTGATGCGGCCAAAGGCGAAGCGCTGTACAGCACTGGCGACAATGCTCGCAACATTCCGGCATGCGTGGCTTGCCATGGTGCGGCAGGCAACTCGACCATTGCACAGAATCCGAAGCTGGCAGCCCAGCATGACGCCTATATCGCCAAGCAACTGGCCGATTTCAAGACGCCGCAACGCAACAACCCGGTGATGAGTTCGATTGCCAACGGCTTGACCGAAGCGGACATGAAGAATGTGGCCGCTTACCTCGACAAGCAGACCGTCCAGCCGGGCGCTGCCAAGAACAAGGAAACGGTCGAAGCAGGCAAGAAGATTTACCGTGGCGGCATCGCTGAAAAGAACGTTCCCGCCTGCGCAGGCTGCCATGGCGCCAGCGGCGACGGCATTCCGGCGCAGTTCCCGCGCCTGGCTGGCCAGCATCAGGAATACACGGCGGCGCAGCTGACGGCCTTCCGCGCCGGCACGCGCAAGAACAGCCCGCAAATGACGACCATCGCCAAGCGCATGTCCGACGAGGAAATCCAAGCTGTGGCAGACTATGTCGCTGGCTTGAAGTAA